Proteins from one Coturnix japonica isolate 7356 chromosome 5, Coturnix japonica 2.1, whole genome shotgun sequence genomic window:
- the LOC107314393 gene encoding uncharacterized protein LOC107314393, translated as MVGIQKEGFLKNSTSQGRDQLPVQVADVTGEQDGEVPGSSGQAGRLRGSSPSTPAEEQESSVPASDEDSPARTTESWQWPLSSSETHSNVGEDFEGFQTPARTPECTMDLQSPGDQSLSRTPQFESDSPEEEGNDEMNEEQRGVEPVPRDRGWRGQPQLTEGEKLLMETNSRIVQLLENIKREHAQSMGLMSQSMGRMELQLGIVATSTRAIHNYLSEILAFLKQPRTQVLETRISQRATPHVELTCASTWTGEDAVAASTVCLPGAEGTSDSREPPQATLPCRSGRLQRAITERASLPMPTRQAKGGGKKK; from the coding sequence ATGTCACTGGGGAACAAGATGGGGAGGTTCCTGGATCCTCGGGGCAAGCTGGCCGTCTCCGAGGGAGCTCGCCGTCCACGCCGGCTGAAGAACAGGAATCCTCGGTGCCTGCCTCTGACGAAGACTCACCAGCCAGGACCACAGAGAGCTGGCAGTGGCCGTTGTCCTCATCTGAAACGCACAGCAACGTTGGGGAGGATTTTGAGGGATTTCAAACGCCAGCGCGGACTCCGGAGTGTACCATGGACTTGCAGTCTCCAGGGGATCAGTCACTCAGTAGGACTCCTCAGTTTGAAAGTGACTCTCCTGAGGAGGAGGGCAATGATGAGATGAATGAAGAGCAACGCGGTGTTGAGCCTGTCCCTAGGGATCGGGGTTGGAGAGGGCAGCCCCAGCTAACAGAGGGAGAGAAGCTGTTGATGGAAACCAACAGTAGGAttgtgcagctgctggaaaataTCAAGAGAGAGCATGCACAGTCCATGGGTCTCATGTCTCAGTCCATGGGCcgcatggagctgcagctgggcatTGTGGCTACCTCCACAAGAGCCATCCATAACTACCTGTCAGAGATTTTAGCTTTTCTCAAGCAGCCACGGACGCAGGTCCTTGAAACACGCATCTCCCAAAGAGCCACCCCCCATGTTGAGTTAACCTGTGCCTCGACATGGACTGGTGAGGACGCAGTGGCAGCCTCCACTGTGTGCTTACCAGGGGCCGAAGGGACGAGCGACTCTCGAGAACCGCCGCAGGCCACACTGCCTTGTCGCAGTGGCCGGCTGCAGAGAGCCATAACCGAGAGGGCCTCGTTGCCCATGCCTACACGCCAGGCaaaagggggagggaagaaaaaataa